In a single window of the Granulicella sibirica genome:
- a CDS encoding TonB-dependent receptor, which produces MKRDTTRLLLAFLTLAALAFSLAGPAARAQNTNSGDIRGTATDATGAVIPDVKVTILDIEKGVTKELTTNSAGLYDSGPIVTGTYKVTFTKEGFSQFIRSSVTLNVGTIQIDAAMKTGGVTQEIVVNTDVPLIKTETGEQSTTLVAKEMQNLPNQGQDWQNFVKLIPGATGTSQYGATGQALSVNGNLPYNAVLNDGASSALSHSGNADVSVFETLQEVQISTSAFSAQYGIGGAVFNQISKGGSNQWHGSLYEYAQNDYLNARSYFQKSAPYTRFHNFGGSVSGPVLKDKAFFYFNYDQVINLSASVGFNTVPTAAMRNGDFTGLSPIYDPTTTTQATGTDGKTYLNRTQFANNKITNIDPVAAKAQAYYPAPNVAGTVDPKTGITSNNYYYNIRGSQPFKKYFGRFDYQFSPTNRLTASVTKRDNPAFYPGSLGCPINCYVGDVDSYNSQITDVWNISPTFINELRMGYTNQLNFFATQTAGKGIPAALGLQFSHADIFPTVNISSYQGLSAGTTAVYKEHNFDPSDIVTLIRGNHVLHFGGEYLVFEDNSTAWGNVNGATTGFTGTYSQCTYCVQKGQVASSGNAYADFLLGDIQNWSAGVTPEFAGRQKAPQMFVQDDWKIKSNLTINLGLRYQIMEGWKDAKNNQRTFDPLITNALTNTPGAMWYAANGDHGRHQLQNNVYTTFLPRVGFAYQVRPDLVVRGGYGLYAYLWSLDTYGSGEGSAFGSQGSLSDTTNGLKVLGSLSGTNPQFLYIPAGTTNSAFNGQGVSYNQQNTPVAKIQQYNGTIEKQIGANMAATIAYVGSKSMNLNYNVDINQVPVGKMAVVDQQFRPFTQYNNVTGSTNNATANYNSLQLTFSKRLTNTFSISSSYVWSKFLSEFDSSAWGSRGGTQTYQNAYDPSTNYGPSNFDTRHAFKGNAIFLLPFGSGKMFLNKSKFQDEIVGGWNVSSTYALQTGNPITVTVPSTLGQSYTSGNLYPNIVGSTRGAKTLAQWFNPAYSTATNQVAGAGFSIPTNGTFGNMQRNSIYGPGLENFDLSAGKTFNLWAERYKFQLRVDATNALNHANFSNPGTSLGTGAAGTITSTQNNGRNLQLGGRFSF; this is translated from the coding sequence ATGAAGAGAGACACTACACGCTTATTGCTGGCATTTCTGACGTTGGCCGCGCTCGCCTTTTCACTGGCAGGCCCGGCTGCAAGGGCGCAAAACACAAACTCCGGTGATATCCGCGGCACGGCGACGGACGCGACCGGCGCGGTGATACCGGATGTCAAAGTGACCATTCTCGATATTGAGAAGGGCGTCACGAAGGAGCTCACGACCAACTCGGCGGGCCTGTACGACTCTGGGCCGATTGTCACGGGCACTTACAAAGTTACGTTTACTAAGGAAGGCTTCAGCCAGTTCATCCGGTCGTCGGTGACGCTGAATGTGGGCACGATTCAGATCGACGCGGCGATGAAGACGGGCGGGGTGACGCAGGAGATCGTGGTCAACACCGACGTTCCGCTGATCAAGACGGAGACGGGCGAGCAGTCGACGACGCTGGTGGCGAAGGAGATGCAGAACCTTCCGAACCAGGGTCAGGACTGGCAGAACTTCGTGAAACTGATTCCGGGCGCTACGGGCACGAGCCAGTATGGCGCGACGGGGCAGGCGCTCTCGGTAAACGGGAACCTTCCTTACAACGCGGTGCTGAATGACGGTGCTTCGTCGGCGTTGTCGCACTCGGGTAACGCGGACGTTTCGGTGTTCGAGACGCTGCAGGAGGTGCAGATCAGCACGTCGGCGTTCTCGGCGCAGTATGGCATCGGCGGTGCGGTGTTCAACCAGATCAGCAAGGGCGGATCGAACCAGTGGCATGGGTCGTTGTATGAGTATGCGCAGAACGATTATCTGAATGCGCGCAGCTACTTTCAGAAGTCGGCGCCTTACACGCGGTTTCATAACTTCGGCGGATCGGTGAGCGGGCCGGTGCTGAAGGACAAGGCGTTCTTTTATTTCAACTACGACCAGGTGATCAACCTGAGCGCTTCGGTCGGGTTCAACACGGTTCCGACCGCCGCGATGCGCAATGGCGACTTCACGGGGCTTTCGCCGATCTACGATCCCACGACAACGACGCAGGCGACAGGGACGGATGGCAAGACGTATCTCAACCGCACGCAGTTCGCGAACAACAAGATCACGAATATCGATCCGGTCGCGGCGAAAGCGCAGGCTTACTATCCGGCGCCAAACGTGGCGGGAACCGTGGATCCGAAGACGGGGATTACAAGCAACAACTACTACTACAACATCCGTGGATCGCAGCCGTTCAAGAAGTACTTTGGCCGGTTCGACTACCAGTTCTCTCCGACCAACCGTTTGACGGCATCGGTGACGAAGCGTGATAACCCGGCGTTTTATCCTGGCTCGCTCGGATGCCCGATCAACTGCTATGTGGGCGACGTCGACAGCTACAACTCACAGATCACCGACGTGTGGAACATCAGCCCGACGTTCATCAACGAACTGCGCATGGGTTACACGAACCAGTTGAACTTCTTCGCGACGCAGACCGCGGGCAAGGGCATTCCGGCGGCACTTGGTCTCCAGTTTTCGCACGCCGATATTTTCCCGACGGTGAACATCAGCAGCTACCAGGGACTGAGCGCGGGTACGACGGCGGTGTACAAGGAGCATAACTTCGATCCTTCGGACATCGTGACGTTAATCCGTGGAAACCATGTGCTGCACTTCGGCGGGGAGTACCTGGTTTTCGAGGACAACTCGACGGCCTGGGGCAATGTAAACGGTGCGACGACCGGCTTTACCGGCACATACTCGCAGTGCACGTACTGCGTGCAGAAGGGGCAGGTTGCTTCTTCGGGCAATGCGTATGCTGACTTCCTTCTGGGTGATATCCAGAACTGGTCGGCGGGCGTGACGCCTGAGTTCGCGGGCCGGCAGAAGGCTCCGCAGATGTTCGTGCAGGATGACTGGAAGATCAAGTCGAACCTGACGATCAATCTTGGTCTGCGGTATCAGATCATGGAAGGCTGGAAGGATGCAAAGAACAACCAGAGAACGTTCGACCCGCTCATCACGAATGCGCTGACCAACACTCCGGGTGCGATGTGGTATGCGGCGAATGGCGATCATGGGCGCCACCAGTTGCAGAACAATGTCTACACCACCTTCCTGCCGCGTGTTGGTTTCGCGTACCAGGTTCGCCCGGACCTCGTCGTTCGCGGCGGATACGGCTTGTATGCGTATCTCTGGAGCCTCGATACCTACGGAAGCGGCGAAGGATCGGCGTTTGGCTCGCAGGGATCTTTGAGTGATACGACGAACGGTCTGAAAGTTCTTGGCTCCCTGTCTGGAACGAATCCGCAGTTCCTCTATATTCCTGCCGGCACGACGAACTCCGCGTTCAATGGGCAGGGTGTTTCGTATAACCAGCAGAACACCCCGGTCGCAAAGATCCAGCAGTACAACGGCACGATCGAGAAGCAGATCGGTGCGAATATGGCTGCGACGATCGCCTATGTCGGCAGCAAGTCGATGAACCTGAACTACAACGTCGATATCAACCAGGTGCCTGTGGGCAAGATGGCGGTGGTCGATCAGCAGTTCCGGCCGTTCACGCAGTACAACAACGTCACGGGGAGTACGAACAATGCGACGGCGAACTATAACTCACTGCAGCTTACCTTCAGCAAGCGCCTGACGAACACGTTCTCGATTTCGAGCAGCTACGTCTGGTCGAAATTCCTGAGCGAGTTCGACTCGTCGGCGTGGGGCAGCCGTGGTGGTACGCAGACCTACCAGAACGCTTACGATCCTTCCACGAACTATGGGCCATCGAACTTTGATACCCGACACGCGTTCAAGGGAAATGCGATCTTCCTCCTGCCGTTCGGATCGGGAAAGATGTTCCTGAACAAGAGCAAGTTCCAGGATGAGATCGTGGGCGGTTGGAATGTCTCGTCCACCTATGCGCTGCAGACGGGTAACCCGATCACGGTGACGGTGCCGAGCACATTGGGTCAGTCTTACACGTCGGGCAACCTGTATCCGAACATCGTAGGCAGCACGCGCGGTGCGAAGACGCTGGCCCAGTGGTTCAACCCGGCGTACAGCACGGCGACGAACCAGGTTGCGGGAGCAGGATTCTCGATCCCGACGAACGGTACCTTCGGCAATATGCAGAGAAACAGTATCTACGGGCCTGGGCTTGAGAACTTCGACCTTTCTGCAGGTAAGACGTTCAACCTGTGGGCGGAGCGGTACAAGTTCCAGCTTCGTGTGGATGCGACCAATGCACTCAACCATGCCAACTTCAGCAACCCCGGAACGTCGCTTGGGACGGGTGCTGCCGGCACGATCACGTCGACGCAGAACAACGGCAGAAACCTGCAACTGGGCGGACGCTTCTCGTTCTGA
- a CDS encoding LacI family DNA-binding transcriptional regulator, which produces MAKTPPSHASLKTGSPETGETTTPSGGALRPNLKMLAAHLGLSPSTISLVLNNVPGRSIPEATRERVRAAAREFNYQPSLIARKLQGKRVNTIGIMLPELGEGYHSQVISGAGELLIREGYFYFTVHHRHRSELVRAYPELLEARGVEGILAIDTHLEESPMLPTVLVAGRSELPGVSNVILDSALGARLALGHLYDLGHRDIVYMRGQPFSADTEVRWAATLAVAETLGLSVDEERVIRLEQDSHSPEIGYPGIKKILEAGTRFTAVVCFNDVSAMGVIRALSDAGLRIPEDVSVIGYDDVQSAAYHVPSLTTIRQPLQKMGEIAAQTLLAKLAGMPTEDLMQVEPELIARESTGPVSEVVGGGGRKARRRALR; this is translated from the coding sequence ATGGCCAAAACGCCCCCTTCCCACGCATCTTTGAAGACTGGCTCGCCGGAGACCGGCGAGACGACAACTCCCTCGGGTGGAGCGCTGCGACCGAACCTGAAGATGCTGGCGGCGCATCTTGGGCTGAGCCCGTCGACAATTTCCCTGGTGCTGAATAACGTTCCGGGACGGTCGATTCCGGAGGCAACGCGGGAACGGGTGCGGGCGGCGGCACGGGAGTTCAACTACCAGCCGAGTCTGATCGCGCGGAAGCTGCAGGGAAAACGGGTCAACACGATCGGGATCATGCTGCCGGAGCTGGGCGAGGGGTATCACTCGCAGGTGATCAGCGGGGCGGGCGAGTTGCTGATCCGGGAGGGGTACTTCTACTTCACGGTTCACCACCGGCATCGGTCGGAACTGGTGCGCGCGTATCCGGAGTTGCTGGAGGCGCGCGGAGTGGAGGGAATCCTGGCAATCGATACCCACCTGGAGGAGAGCCCCATGCTGCCGACGGTGCTGGTGGCGGGACGCTCGGAGCTGCCAGGAGTGTCGAATGTGATTCTTGATAGCGCCCTGGGAGCGAGGCTGGCGCTTGGGCATCTGTACGATCTAGGGCACCGGGATATCGTTTACATGCGTGGACAGCCGTTCAGCGCGGATACAGAGGTCCGATGGGCGGCCACGCTCGCGGTTGCGGAGACGCTTGGACTATCGGTGGATGAGGAACGGGTGATCCGGCTGGAGCAGGACTCGCACTCGCCGGAGATTGGGTATCCGGGGATCAAGAAGATCCTGGAGGCGGGAACACGGTTTACGGCGGTGGTGTGCTTCAACGACGTGAGCGCGATGGGGGTGATCCGGGCGCTGAGCGATGCGGGGCTGCGGATTCCTGAGGATGTGTCGGTGATCGGGTATGACGATGTGCAGTCGGCGGCGTACCACGTTCCGAGTTTGACGACGATCCGTCAGCCGCTGCAGAAGATGGGAGAGATCGCGGCGCAAACGTTGCTGGCGAAGCTTGCAGGGATGCCGACGGAGGATCTGATGCAGGTGGAGCCTGAGCTGATCGCGCGGGAGTCGACCGGACCGGTGAGCGAGGTGGTGGGTGGGGGTGGGCGAAAAGCGCGGAGACGCGCGTTGCGCTGA
- a CDS encoding EAL and HDOD domain-containing protein: MQEMATSAHTGYEEGAAAAEGWRFVARQAIFDRTTNVFGYELLARSGWENRFTGDSDAATRKMIFEGVLYGFEGLTRGKRGFINCTRESLVEGLVTLLPKTTVLEVLETIAPDSEVIDACRNIKDMGYQIALDDFTIGPNMEKLVELTDYVKVDFRLSGQKERQEILSYVRGTNAILIAEKVETEEEFERAGDEGFDLFQGYFFCHPTVFSAVKAPASGNNYFRLFSALSQKEVDFLQLATLVKSEVTICYQLLRLVNSAAFGLAQPVQSVQSALMLVGEDQFRKLVLNAIAVETCRQHPDELLIRVLHRARFLELMSPYTGENAQEQYLFGLLSLMSTVLAMPLQDSIKTLPLRAEVKEALGGKVNRVSAAMLLLESYEEADWNACIEQSKPLRISEDRLTHLYEESLRWAEEAAIPDRKRVQ, translated from the coding sequence ATGCAAGAGATGGCGACCTCGGCCCACACCGGGTATGAGGAAGGCGCGGCTGCCGCGGAGGGCTGGCGCTTCGTTGCGAGACAGGCGATCTTCGATCGAACGACGAATGTCTTCGGATACGAGCTTCTGGCGCGGTCGGGATGGGAGAACCGATTCACGGGCGACTCCGATGCCGCGACGCGCAAGATGATCTTTGAAGGCGTCCTCTATGGTTTTGAGGGGCTGACGCGGGGGAAGCGCGGGTTCATCAATTGCACACGCGAATCCCTGGTCGAAGGGCTGGTGACGCTCCTGCCCAAGACGACGGTACTTGAGGTTCTGGAGACGATTGCTCCGGACTCCGAGGTGATCGACGCCTGCCGCAACATCAAGGATATGGGTTACCAGATCGCGCTGGACGATTTCACGATCGGACCCAACATGGAAAAGCTCGTCGAGCTCACCGATTATGTGAAGGTGGACTTCCGCCTGTCGGGGCAGAAAGAACGGCAGGAGATTCTTTCCTATGTTCGAGGAACAAATGCAATCCTTATCGCGGAGAAGGTAGAGACGGAGGAAGAGTTCGAGCGGGCCGGCGACGAGGGTTTCGATCTTTTTCAGGGATACTTCTTCTGCCATCCCACGGTGTTCTCGGCGGTGAAGGCTCCTGCCTCTGGAAATAACTACTTCCGCCTGTTTTCGGCGTTGAGTCAGAAGGAGGTCGACTTCCTGCAACTGGCCACGCTGGTGAAGTCCGAGGTGACGATCTGCTACCAGTTGCTGCGGCTTGTGAACTCGGCCGCGTTCGGGCTGGCGCAGCCGGTGCAGTCGGTGCAGAGTGCGTTGATGCTGGTTGGGGAAGATCAGTTCCGGAAGCTGGTGCTCAATGCGATCGCGGTGGAGACGTGCAGGCAGCATCCGGATGAGCTTCTGATCCGTGTCCTGCATCGTGCGAGGTTCCTTGAGTTGATGAGCCCGTATACGGGTGAGAATGCGCAGGAACAGTACCTGTTCGGGCTTCTTTCCCTGATGAGCACCGTACTGGCTATGCCGCTGCAGGACTCCATCAAGACACTTCCACTTCGCGCTGAGGTCAAGGAAGCGCTCGGCGGGAAGGTCAACCGGGTTTCGGCTGCGATGCTTCTGCTCGAGAGCTACGAAGAGGCGGATTGGAACGCGTGCATCGAGCAGAGCAAGCCGCTGCGTATCAGTGAAGACAGGCTGACGCATCTGTATGAAGAGTCGCTTCGCTGGGCGGAAGAGGCTGCGATTCCGGACCGGAAGAGAGTTCAGTAA